In Camelina sativa cultivar DH55 chromosome 13, Cs, whole genome shotgun sequence, the genomic window GTATCTTGAGGAGGTCCCCACAAGAGGCGAAGCTTCTGACCGTTGATGTAAGTCCAGGGGGCGAGCTCTTTCATGGCCGTCTCTGCTGCTAGCTGGGTAGTGTAAGTGAAAAACGCGCAGGTGTCTCCAAAGTGGGGGAAGATTCTGACAGAGTCGATCTCTCCATAGGGGGAGAACTGGTCTCGGATGTCCTGCTCGAGGACACTCGAGTTAAGTCCACGGATGTAAAGCCTTTTAATACTTGGATGCACTATTCGGGTTAGAGGGTTCTTAATACGAGGTCTTGCAATCAACTCCTCCTCCGaactgtggaaaaaaaaaagcagatgaGAAGAAATTCATAATAATCACACAAAAAGCGTTTTTAACAAAGACTcactcaagaagaagaatatagtAATGTATATAGAATAACTTACCCAGAATTCACGACTTTGGACGGATCATGCCGGTATGGGCAGTGGGGTCCTGATTTACACGGGCGACCAACGTAGTGGAAATGACAG contains:
- the LOC104737847 gene encoding zinc finger CCCH domain-containing protein 25-like, translated to MGTSSRDEETRMDWSVHRFCFSFYKTIPLCHFHYVGRPCKSGPHCPYRHDPSKVVNSGSEEELIARPRIKNPLTRIVHPSIKRLYIRGLNSSVLEQDIRDQFSPYGEIDSVRIFPHFGDTCAFFTYTTQLAAETAMKELAPWTYINGQKLRLLWGPPQDTFNEELRRICPVISTPDIERESRYLAALALSRPTVPPNEWPPVD